The Apis mellifera strain DH4 linkage group LG8, Amel_HAv3.1, whole genome shotgun sequence genome contains a region encoding:
- the LOC725021 gene encoding trypsin 3A1 isoform X1: protein MGKNSRIFITMENVSCKATIKIIGGHPINIKQRPFMTRTKLQLSLHNSDGFICGASILSKNWGITALHCLLPDRETNYFVRAGSNKLYQGGSLHKLTKIYMYNNTMFQYWFSSILYHDIALFEVRPRFRFSSTVRAVRLPTEFTKPPEQLCVCGWGYTSVQSNAKISNVLMGTCIRHTPYEACIEETPEYRMLVKKDHHLCYGASGKDSCYGDSGGPLASKNTLYGIVSFGQNCAIVSGVYTKVSYYRRWIKQITNL from the exons gtatttttattacaatggaAAATGTTTCTTGCAAAGCGACGATAAAAATCATTGGTGGACAtcctattaatataaaacagcGACCATTCATG ACGAGGACGAAATTGCAGCTTTCTTTGCACAATTCTGACGGATTTATATGCGGAGCTAGTATTTTGTCCAAGAATTGGGGTATCACTGCTCTTCATTGTCT ACTTCCAGATAGAGAAACGAATTATTTCGTGAGAGCCGGCTCGAACAAGCTTTACCAAGGAGGATCGTTGcataaattaacaaagatatacatgtataacaATACCATGTTCCAATATTGGTTCTCGAGTATTCTGTACCACGATATAGCGTTGTTCGAGGTACGACCTCGCTTTCGATTCTCGAGTACTGTTCGAGCTGTTCGATTGCCCACCGAATTCACCAAACCACCTGAGCAACTGTGTGTTTGCGGTTGGGGTTATACCAGTGTCCAAAGTAAC GCGAAAATTAGCAATGTTTTGATGGGAACCTGCATCCGGCACACACCATACGAGGCGTGCATAGAGGAAACTCCAGAATATAGAATGCTCGTTAAGAAGGATCACCATCTTTGTTACGGAGCGAGTGGGAAGGATTCTTGTTACGGGGATTCGGGAGGTCCGTTGGCAAGTAAAAACACCCTTTACGGCATCGTCTCTTTCGGTCAAAATTGCGCTATAGTGTCAGGAGTTTACACGAAAGTCTCTTACTACAGACGCTGGATTAAGCAAATCACGAACCTGTGA
- the LOC100577150 gene encoding uncharacterized protein LOC100577150 — translation MMISKLVSFLLFSNFLIYFAISEHVDRKNPIVRDDFQFVFVNPRQVHRLETGIGDFFSRIGKPISKPIVLRSSKEADVLSTIREICKSIRKSVIELVNDFGLINNVQLYENGSREDPLSDDWYSEVLLQSVYTMLDLGNMINEITSLTDIFNGNGSLSLREDEHLTNKTSSDGFKFLGSVDDVLEFIEKLAHCFSEMNTKRNQKRSSNVIRTALSLMNSTPRQALKNDTLLRNDILRYRGQRKPWHVFLCLVIASNDRINYDDCIDECRRFDECMNSARSQSTYNVDGKSWTKAIQRLSNCTAAEDEKISCKIVRRTPKKMKSKVSYVFERILDKRISKGTPFHRAVNDLGDVLSKSIWGQRFIDELFQCINIFEDGKEKLRKLSKSVDKDGGAAIKHKEISRALRSYKKGALLRTFRTINKLHRSAIDFEKFFAQGMKETLKETWQSHVNVLTHLMDWMTKLLELYSGQNFNGHESSSSDKSTSQIEWNSDEDSENMQEFATRSRTEMIKDADNSMNSLVESVNHLSRYRDMDNNSMLVSMANNLLLIVIFIETIGFASSLYALGQTPNEYASLEIYNGWNRERRSLFPSQYDQIIDFPSRDRLLFAYDENFILPFSDEND, via the exons ATGATGATTTCCAAACTAGTTTCATTTCTTCTATTCTCAA ATTTCCTTATATATTTCGCTATCTCTGAACACGTCGATCGAAAGAATCCCATTGTACGCGACGATTTTCAATTCGTGTTTGTCAATCCCAGACAAGTGCATCGTTTGGAAACGGGAATTGGTGATTTTTTCTCGAGAATAGGGAAGCCTATTAGCAAACCGATCGTATTGAGATCGTCGAAAGAAGCCGATGTGTTGTCGACGATTCGGGAAATATGCAAGAGTATAAGGAAGAGCGTAATCGAACTCGTTAACGATTTTGGATTGATCAATAACGTTCAACTGTACGAAAATGGATCGAGAGAGGATCCATTGTCCGATGATTGGTATTCCGAGGTGTTGCTGCAAAGCGTGTACACGATGCTAGACTTGGGAAAtatgattaatgaaattacatCATTGACCGATATATTTAATGGAAATGGAAGTTTGAGTTTGAGAGAGGACGAG CATCTGACAAATAAAACAAGTTCGGACGGTTTCAAATTTCTTGGCTCGGTGGACGACGTGTTGGAATTCATCGAGAAACTGGCCCACTGCTTTTCAGAGATGAACACGAAGAGAAACCAGAAACGGTCCTCGAACGTGATTCGAACGGCTTTAAGTCTGATGAACAGCACGCCAAGGCAGGCGCTCAAAAACGACACTTTGCTGAGGAACGATATCCTCAGGTATCGCGGCCAACGAAAACCGTGGCACGTTTTTCTTTGCCTCGTGATTGCGAGCAACGATAGAATTAATTACGACGATTGCATTGATGAGTGTCGACGTTTCGACGAGTGCATGAACAGCGCTAGATCGCAATCCACGTACAACGTGGACGGGAAATCGTGGACGAAGGCTATTCAACGTTTGAGCAATTGCACGGCCGCGGAGGATGAGAAGATTTCCTGCAAAATTGTTCGAAGAACGCCAAAGAAGATGAAAAGTAAGGTGAGCTACGTGTTCGAGAGGATCTTGGACAAGAGGATATCGAAAGGGACCCCTTTCCATCGCGCTGTCAACGATCTTGGGGACGTTTTGTCGAAGAGCATTTGGGGGCAAAGATTCATCGACGAATTGTTCCAGTGTATCAACATTTTCGAGGATGGTAAAGAGAAGTTGAGGAAACTTTCGAAGTCTGTGGACAAGGATGGCGGAGCTGCGATAAA GCACAAGGAGATCTCGAGAGCTTTAAGGTCGTACAAAAAGGGGGCACTTCTCAGAACGTTCAGAACGATCAACAAATTGCATCGATCCGCCattgatttcgaaaaattcttcgcCCAAGGGATGAAAGAGACTTTGAAGGAAACTTGGCAGAGCCACGTGAACGTTTTGACACATCTGATGGACTGGATGACCAAACTACTGGAGCTTTACAGCGGTCAGAACTTCAATGGGCACGAATCGAGCTCGTCGGACAAGAGCACGTCGCAAATCGAGTGGAATAGCGACGAGGATTCTGAGAATATGCAAGAGTTTGCAACGCGTTCTAGAACAG aaatgataaaagatgCGGACAACTCTATGAATAGCCTGGTGGAATCTGTGAATCATTTAAGCAGATATCGAGACATGGACAACAACAGTATGCTGGTTTCCATGGCCAACAATCTTCTGCTGATCGTGATATTCATCGAAACTATAGGCTTCGCTTCTTCGTTGTACGCTCTTGGACAAACCCCGAATGAATACGCTTCCTTGGAAATCTACAACGGATGGAATCGTGAACGTAGATCCCTGTTCCCCTCTCAATACGatcaaattatcgattttccaTCGCGTGATCGTCTTCTTTTTGCAtacgatgaaaatttcattttgccATTTTCGGATGAAAATGATTGA
- the LOC725021 gene encoding trypsin 3A1 isoform X2 produces the protein MGKNSRIFITMENVSCKATIKIIGGHPINIKQRPFMLSLHNSDGFICGASILSKNWGITALHCLLPDRETNYFVRAGSNKLYQGGSLHKLTKIYMYNNTMFQYWFSSILYHDIALFEVRPRFRFSSTVRAVRLPTEFTKPPEQLCVCGWGYTSVQSNAKISNVLMGTCIRHTPYEACIEETPEYRMLVKKDHHLCYGASGKDSCYGDSGGPLASKNTLYGIVSFGQNCAIVSGVYTKVSYYRRWIKQITNL, from the exons gtatttttattacaatggaAAATGTTTCTTGCAAAGCGACGATAAAAATCATTGGTGGACAtcctattaatataaaacagcGACCATTCATG CTTTCTTTGCACAATTCTGACGGATTTATATGCGGAGCTAGTATTTTGTCCAAGAATTGGGGTATCACTGCTCTTCATTGTCT ACTTCCAGATAGAGAAACGAATTATTTCGTGAGAGCCGGCTCGAACAAGCTTTACCAAGGAGGATCGTTGcataaattaacaaagatatacatgtataacaATACCATGTTCCAATATTGGTTCTCGAGTATTCTGTACCACGATATAGCGTTGTTCGAGGTACGACCTCGCTTTCGATTCTCGAGTACTGTTCGAGCTGTTCGATTGCCCACCGAATTCACCAAACCACCTGAGCAACTGTGTGTTTGCGGTTGGGGTTATACCAGTGTCCAAAGTAAC GCGAAAATTAGCAATGTTTTGATGGGAACCTGCATCCGGCACACACCATACGAGGCGTGCATAGAGGAAACTCCAGAATATAGAATGCTCGTTAAGAAGGATCACCATCTTTGTTACGGAGCGAGTGGGAAGGATTCTTGTTACGGGGATTCGGGAGGTCCGTTGGCAAGTAAAAACACCCTTTACGGCATCGTCTCTTTCGGTCAAAATTGCGCTATAGTGTCAGGAGTTTACACGAAAGTCTCTTACTACAGACGCTGGATTAAGCAAATCACGAACCTGTGA
- the LOC725021 gene encoding trypsin 3A1 isoform X3, with protein sequence MENVSCKATIKIIGGHPINIKQRPFMTRTKLQLSLHNSDGFICGASILSKNWGITALHCLLPDRETNYFVRAGSNKLYQGGSLHKLTKIYMYNNTMFQYWFSSILYHDIALFEVRPRFRFSSTVRAVRLPTEFTKPPEQLCVCGWGYTSVQSNAKISNVLMGTCIRHTPYEACIEETPEYRMLVKKDHHLCYGASGKDSCYGDSGGPLASKNTLYGIVSFGQNCAIVSGVYTKVSYYRRWIKQITNL encoded by the exons atggaAAATGTTTCTTGCAAAGCGACGATAAAAATCATTGGTGGACAtcctattaatataaaacagcGACCATTCATG ACGAGGACGAAATTGCAGCTTTCTTTGCACAATTCTGACGGATTTATATGCGGAGCTAGTATTTTGTCCAAGAATTGGGGTATCACTGCTCTTCATTGTCT ACTTCCAGATAGAGAAACGAATTATTTCGTGAGAGCCGGCTCGAACAAGCTTTACCAAGGAGGATCGTTGcataaattaacaaagatatacatgtataacaATACCATGTTCCAATATTGGTTCTCGAGTATTCTGTACCACGATATAGCGTTGTTCGAGGTACGACCTCGCTTTCGATTCTCGAGTACTGTTCGAGCTGTTCGATTGCCCACCGAATTCACCAAACCACCTGAGCAACTGTGTGTTTGCGGTTGGGGTTATACCAGTGTCCAAAGTAAC GCGAAAATTAGCAATGTTTTGATGGGAACCTGCATCCGGCACACACCATACGAGGCGTGCATAGAGGAAACTCCAGAATATAGAATGCTCGTTAAGAAGGATCACCATCTTTGTTACGGAGCGAGTGGGAAGGATTCTTGTTACGGGGATTCGGGAGGTCCGTTGGCAAGTAAAAACACCCTTTACGGCATCGTCTCTTTCGGTCAAAATTGCGCTATAGTGTCAGGAGTTTACACGAAAGTCTCTTACTACAGACGCTGGATTAAGCAAATCACGAACCTGTGA
- the LOC725021 gene encoding trypsin 3A1 isoform X4, whose product MENVSCKATIKIIGGHPINIKQRPFMLSLHNSDGFICGASILSKNWGITALHCLLPDRETNYFVRAGSNKLYQGGSLHKLTKIYMYNNTMFQYWFSSILYHDIALFEVRPRFRFSSTVRAVRLPTEFTKPPEQLCVCGWGYTSVQSNAKISNVLMGTCIRHTPYEACIEETPEYRMLVKKDHHLCYGASGKDSCYGDSGGPLASKNTLYGIVSFGQNCAIVSGVYTKVSYYRRWIKQITNL is encoded by the exons atggaAAATGTTTCTTGCAAAGCGACGATAAAAATCATTGGTGGACAtcctattaatataaaacagcGACCATTCATG CTTTCTTTGCACAATTCTGACGGATTTATATGCGGAGCTAGTATTTTGTCCAAGAATTGGGGTATCACTGCTCTTCATTGTCT ACTTCCAGATAGAGAAACGAATTATTTCGTGAGAGCCGGCTCGAACAAGCTTTACCAAGGAGGATCGTTGcataaattaacaaagatatacatgtataacaATACCATGTTCCAATATTGGTTCTCGAGTATTCTGTACCACGATATAGCGTTGTTCGAGGTACGACCTCGCTTTCGATTCTCGAGTACTGTTCGAGCTGTTCGATTGCCCACCGAATTCACCAAACCACCTGAGCAACTGTGTGTTTGCGGTTGGGGTTATACCAGTGTCCAAAGTAAC GCGAAAATTAGCAATGTTTTGATGGGAACCTGCATCCGGCACACACCATACGAGGCGTGCATAGAGGAAACTCCAGAATATAGAATGCTCGTTAAGAAGGATCACCATCTTTGTTACGGAGCGAGTGGGAAGGATTCTTGTTACGGGGATTCGGGAGGTCCGTTGGCAAGTAAAAACACCCTTTACGGCATCGTCTCTTTCGGTCAAAATTGCGCTATAGTGTCAGGAGTTTACACGAAAGTCTCTTACTACAGACGCTGGATTAAGCAAATCACGAACCTGTGA